A stretch of the Octopus bimaculoides isolate UCB-OBI-ISO-001 chromosome 8, ASM119413v2, whole genome shotgun sequence genome encodes the following:
- the LOC106883491 gene encoding uncharacterized protein LOC106883491, with protein sequence MSEVCAEFSQNAWRKDLCANCLRPRSEHIKPPCNHLKPRRNSAGRGSPPVPAKRNSSLIKSNLSVGPRVSSIVDKNANDQQNLNENIKLLSIKPLVVDDNVSKRIATHSSDENPLSCEQSGSKDNSINTKVDLTKSEIPLKGVLKLTRNKDENRAFRVIFSESEPEIIGHDGGSDYLYPDDDDDVPEEAEITPPGSIQLTEEEKQFALLALENTLWNSDTHNLRVETPLEGRLKRVPSKEFEDVELEFLWKADRFQGLRDCDLLPKKFGTFPRRNKSPKAQLSSRPSLEFSHGIKTSPLKSSKNFDNETIQDADEDLTFRLRSASENSTLYQSRNMQNNASKNIMDQKTSKDTDNIEQVSSSPYRVVESLPKPAPKPASLKKGVSDPVEKPIPSARHKDDRQSNQSVMCMMSRSVEGRLEDCFEKTDIGDSDTLRRHGLKPPAPVKRQHLTKEGTIGRRDEMSSSFAGTTFDRKYDRDDFTMLRVEGDAYEARYSKAKSVDFEAKMASVAATLDFTKTKGKRQAPQPPVSPVAGVSASPSKSSTKSSDGSCKKGPSLDQCRRSAVGEDVESMESMDGYKGKKNENSMKKGFASMFRSFLRRGRDSSSESSTEQSFDNNTAVKPNDTSKEVPSIMYDNKSEFLSPDNGNVDETSGGQFRVRVFPSPTKSNVSVSSTTSSTSNETLDSRPPSEMISSSDVRNESQDRPRESAEEIDESSPSSRKSTLSRESVHQSNSMSNSSNLSENTEDVVVVKRRVKSPKKMPAPSAPRCAATSEKNALFAKELELRLSKAVDNKTGTLKKTPGQVIPNMAWYEFQDKFLQYVYKVAESVHFLGWAHYKLS encoded by the coding sequence ATGTCAGAAGTGTGTGCAGAGTTCTCACAAAATGCCTGGCGTAAAGACCTGTGTGCAAACTGCTTACGTCCCCGGTCTGAGCACATCAAACCCCCCTGTAACCATCTCAAACCCCGAAGGAATTCTGCTGGCAGAGGTTCCCCACCAGTTCCTGCAAAACGGAACTCATCCCTAATAAAAAGCAACTTATCAGTTGGACCGAGAGTTTCATCAATTGTTGATAAAAATGCTAACGACCAACAGAATCTTAATGAAAACATTAAGCTGCTTAGTATCAAACCTTTAGTAGTTGACGATAATGTTTCTAAAAGAATTGCAACCCATTCTTCAGATGAAAACCCACTGAGTTGTGAGCAGTCGGGAAGCAAAGATAATTCTATCAATACCAAAGTTGACCTGACAAAGTCAGAGATTCCATTGAAAGGAGTTTTAAAGTTAACtcgaaataaagatgaaaataggGCTTTTAGAGTTATATTTTCTGAATCAGAACCTGAAATTATTGGCCACGACGGTGGTTCCGATTATTTATacccagatgatgatgatgatgtacccgAAGAGGCGGAGATTACACCACCTGGGAGTATTCAACTGACTGAGGAAGAAAAGCAGTTTGCTCTCTTGGCTTTAGAAAATACTCTGTGGAATTCAGATACTCATAATTTGAGAGTTGAGACTCCCCTGGAGGGTCGTCTGAAGAGAGTTCCAAGTAAAGAATTTGAAGACGTTGAATTAGAATTCCTATGGAAAGCTGATCGTTTTCAGGGTCTAAGAGATTGTGACCTGCTACCAAAGAAGTTTGGAACTTTCCCTAGACGAAACAAGTCTCCTAAAGCTCAACTGTCTTCCCGACCCTCTTTAGAATTTAGTCACGGAATTAAAACTTCACCTTTAAAATCATCAAAGAATTTTGACAATGAAACTATTCAAGATGCTGACGAAGATTTGACATTTCGTCTAAGATCTGCTTCAGAGAATTCAACATTGTATCAAAGTAGGAATATGCAAAATAATGCTTCAAAAAATATCATGGATCAAAAAACGAGTAAAGATACTGATAATATTGAACAGGTGAGTTCTTCCCCTTATCGGGTTGTTGAGTCGCTTCCTAAACCTGCTCCCAAACCGGCATCTCTGAAGAAAGGTGTTAGCGATCCTGTAGAGAAACCAATTCCCAGTGCTCGACACAAAGATGACAGACAGTCAAACCAGTCTGTAATGTGCATGATGTCACGCTCTGTAGAAGGGAGATTAGAGGATTGCTTTGAGAAAACTGACATTGGAGATTCTGACACTTTGAGACGACATGGTTTGAAGCCGCCGGCTCCAGTTAAGCGGCAGCACCTTACCAAAGAAGGGACTATTGGTAGACGAGATGAAATGTCCTCAAGTTTTGCTGGGACCACGTTTGACAGAAAATACGACAGGGATGATTTCACAATGCTGAGAGTAGAAGGTGATGCTTATGAAGCGAGATATTCTAAGGCAAAATCAGTTGATTTCGAAGCTAAAATGGCTTCTGTTGCTGCCACTTTGGATTTTACAAAAACTAAAGGGAAGCGCCAGGCACCCCAACCACCTGTATCACCAGTGGCTGGTGTTTCTGCTTCTCCCTCTAAATCAAGTACTAAATCTTCTGATGGAAGTTGCAAGAAAGGGCCAAGCTTAGATCAATGTCGAAGATCTGCTGTTGGAGAAGATGTTGAATCTATGGAAAGTATGGATGgctataaaggaaaaaagaatgaaaatagcaTGAAGAAAGGATTTGCTAGTATGTTTCGAAGTTTCCTTCGTCGTGGACGGGATTCTTCTTCTGAAAGCAGCACAGAACAAAGCTTTGATAATAACACAGCAGTGAAACCAAATGACACAAGTAAGGAAGTACCTTCAATCATGTATGATAATAAATCAGAATTTCTAAGTCCTGATAATGGCAACGTAGATGAGACATCTGGGGGCCAGTTCCGAGTGCGTGTCTTCCCATCTCCGACTAAAAGTAATGTAAGTGTTTCTTCAACTACAAGCAGTACTAGCAACGAAACTCTGGACAGCCGGCCTCCATCTGAAATGATTAGCTCTTCAGATGTACGAAATGAAAGCCAGGACAGACCTAGAGAATCTGCAGAAGAGATTGATGAGAGCAGCCCTTCGTCACGAAAGTCAACGTTGTCCCGAGAATCCGTACATCAATCAAATTCTATGTCAAACAGTTCAAACTTATCTGAAAATACagaagatgttgttgttgttaagcgaAGGGTGAAAAGCCCGAAAAAGATGCCAGCTCCGAGTGCACCGAGGTGCGCAGCTACTAGTGAGAAAAATGCATTATTTGCCAAAGAACTCGAGCTACGGCTTAGTAAAGCTGTGGACAATAAAACTGGTACCTTGAAGAAAACCCCT